The Vulpes vulpes isolate BD-2025 chromosome 10, VulVul3, whole genome shotgun sequence genome has a window encoding:
- the PRR14L gene encoding protein PRR14L isoform X5 produces MQSSKEHLCTGLPEDCLRSKEENVQLTTGTLLKSTEEVQGMKVNGTKTDYNEGHKNGNVSKDLSSGFSEYPEIDKIMTSGEVSETSTLVSLEPLTFVDPGITEATSKEKECEELKTCPSWLSLLPGSSAISKVDNGKEEVCKLNLVCEADDNHQQIHSHHNEKHISAHGSPKATRNVIVIEPLEENSDISYFSSSLSGPESRTPSLETCGFEGDGLLKGSAEKTDNFCFDGDDQSKNIATRKENEQFLNRRSERGELFLGNARQPREDASGHRSGEKETVASSKENIHGNCCIQGSIHTDSSSSSMPQLFTEATEVMFKKNDLKNTLDIQGGLTNHEDHRETSTGMSHSDRHTEESSFSSSMQIEEPEQTTTIEPNMVTEKIYSKDSNSFCSKRNLEDDTQLNEVLYNEFLTERKSLVSLMHEDQISLMNEVSKPKKDVAQLPPSLEFDFRPELEQAIQTAQDDSSHLGERNIAYEMNELPCTNELVVNKIESECVLNQVPLNSQDHLKLPANKEMPLVTSEDSQQSHHPPLEDGVDVIADTQTISMKTKMKDISPSGDKTCGASSSNPTLSIKTGSLETKKEMADSGIVDLHSRLLSSKKEAAGLLQEVSAMECQSAQSQDLSSCHYVSKNAQEKSMCSACATFESSRIIPNVENSLMTTCEDAFQHSNRHSQGREDSTESSTHKVSYTLEDSELARGETRGSLPENKMRNEMAADVLNGEASDKTIPTTDHTQLSEERLEGKEQDVPKETVFCKYNVSDCATPELNLFANIPSPEKLLDQSPSIMFPSFKNLSQAFETLDQKADEVLDCQVNQNRPDECGSEDKPAKEILGGDKRETVTELYREISHNQNELLVGSDSNNPLSSGSSKKGCLKGDSECTSGCEASTDGMVDIIYTNCSNMSPEGVLDLRASSILDGGTRQDRLTLQETSVSTPSQRGELNAAFIRMIGQDSDFPDAASSKGEPLEIKKSCVEKVYRSLKDCEMEVCPDSCAHDIESIADHEPNLRTLDRVNVSLDYIHHKKQLKEASRRETQGTIEGSRPEINSEFDKEENTFGVSLKQLLPSQCPDENPISTGSLQTTEIMPLYLSSHKNSERNVNSEETDLENIFKPEEMLCESIEHRTVLLETKEGAPGDGSNSNEKVRIDIGVQNLPLTVETETQLKGKKTEEHQRAPLGHLTVMEESEEMITREAGHGNKGREISQTHLKSQRILGDVAEQQRQGSLDYMLQNEEHIHQKEAHKIPKQCTSSNMMSDELQEKNQAKHCKSESTMMKEIPLAKLYTTTVQFQKLEDPEEGSLCRPFKKDMESCTGPCLHGAPQKAQDPNCAGCDEIHGAFGNISHQKRVLPSKKQPHRTCKKVSCQEQINLGKKISKIRSSAILKISSETIPTKAHRFLSSRAVPAPAQLEPETVPTRSLLSHIPKQKASPCHPLRSLNVRKPTKESALLNKLSILASKLVPATKTQKLRYRLCSSELLPVTKSYKQHRYKRLLDGFSYNLMQLNPYLAASGWDKRLNSKPLTLYSLEAIKMSFIDLSNKVPSLLFGSEIFPVSFHMKSGSECMTESPRTFPEHCAPARLALGEAPRCLSQPPKWTFSFFLSHSCPGMATFREDTGLRGQAGAQAPSQPSGPLQDYGGTAIVQTRAGCSVLGLHTLLALCSPGCYRIWTKKRSFSSHMPTMQRFFMTQFTQGLKGLRSPASIADKVFCSLPYSVGRVLSIWSQHGPSACPFEISTLHSAHSKRQPALSTISSHTMLPYVPLPGLEATYNTSGNEMRLEPPFPALVPKSCLVTDSAVSKLLLSASEFQVPEFDELDSVAAACPHPQSSPPEQKKAEPEKRPKKVSQIRIRKTIPKPDPNLTPMGLPRPKRLKKKEFSLEEIYTNKNYKSPPANRCLETIFEEPKERNGTLISISQQKRKRVLEFQDFTVPRKRRARG; encoded by the exons ATGCAGTCAAGCAAAGAACATTTATGCACGGGCCTCCCTGAAGACTGTCTGAGGAGcaaag AAGAAAATGTACAACTTACAACTGGAACTCTGCTAAAATCTACTGAAGAAGTACAAGGTATGAAGGTCAATGGGACTAAGACGGATTATAATGAAGGACACAAGAATGGCAATGTGAGTAAAGATCTCTCATCTGGGTTCAGCGAATACCCAGAGATAGACAAAATCATGACCAGTGGTGAGGTTTCAGAAACCAGCACATTAGTTTCCCTAGAGCCTTTAACCTTTGTGGACCCTGGAATAACAGAAGCaacttctaaagaaaaagaatgtgaagaATTAAAAACTTGTCCTTCTTGGTTGTCATTGTTACCAGGGAGCAGTGCCATTTCCAAAGTGGAcaatgggaaggaagaggtgtgTAAGTTAAACCTTGTCTGTGAAGCAGATGACAATCACCAACAGATTCACAGCCACCAtaatgaaaaacacatttctgcCCATGGCAGTCCCAAAGCCACAAGAAATGTAATTGTTATAGAACCCTTAGAAGAAAACTCTGACATTTCATATTTCTCATCAAGTTTGTCTGGTCCAGAATCCAGAACACCATCCTTAGAAACATGTGGTTTTGAAGGTGATGGCTTGCTGAAGGGATCTGCTGAGAAGACAGACAATTTCTGTTTTGATGGGGATGATCAAAGCAAGAACATAGctactagaaaagaaaatgagcagtTTTTGAACCGCAGGAGTGAAAGAGGAGAACTCTTTCTTGGTAATGCCAGGCAACCAAGAGAGGATGCTAGTGGTCATCGTTCTGGTGAAAAAGAGACTGTTGCCTCCTCCAAAGAGAATATCCATGGTAACTGTTGCATTCAAGGCAGTATCCATACAGACAGCTCTAGTTCTTCAATGCCCCAATTGTTCACTGAAGCCACAGaagtaatgtttaaaaaaaatgatctgaaaaACACGTTAGACATTCAGGGTGGTTTGACAAACCATGAGGACCATAGAGAAACTTCTACTGGTATGAGCCATTCAGACAGACACACTGAAGAGAGCAGTTTTTCCTCCTCAATGCAGATTGAAGAGCCAGAACAGACAACCACTATAGAGCCCAATATGGTAACTGAAAAGATTTATAGTAAAGACTCTAATTCATTCTGCTCCAAGAGAAATCTGGAAGATGACACCCAGTTAAATGAAGTTTTATACAATGAATTTCTGACTGAAAGAAAATCCCTTGTGAGTTTAATGCATGAGGACCAGATAAGTCTTATGAATGAGGTATCAAAACCCAAGAAAGATGTTGCTCAGTTACCACCATCCCTAGAATTTGATTTTAGACCTGAGTTAGAACAAGCTATACAGACTGCCCAGGATGATAGTTCACATTTAGGTGAACGGAACATTGCCTATGAGATGAATGAACTTCCTTGCACCAATGAACTGGTtgtaaacaaaatagaaagtgaaTGTGTTTTAAATCAAGTGCCCCTTAATTCTCAAGACCACTTGAAGTTGCCAGCTAATAAAGAGATGCCTTTAGTAACAAGCGAGGATTCCCAACAGAGCCATCACCCTCCATTAGAGGATGGAGTAGATGTCATTGCTGATACCCAAACCATTTCcatgaagacaaaaatgaaagacaTCTCTCCATCAGGTGACAAAACCTGTGGTGCCTCTTCAAGCAACCCTACCTTAAGCATCAAAACAGGAAGcctagaaacaaagaaagaaatggctgattctggAATAGTAGATCTACATTCCAGACTTCTCTCAAGTAAGAAAGAAGCAGCAGGCTTGCTTCAAGAGGTCTCTGCTATGGAATGTCAAAgtgctcaatctcaggatctCTCTAGCTGTCATTATGTAAGTAAAAATGCACAAGAAAAGAGCATGTGTTCTGCTTGTGCTACTTTTGAGTCCAGCAGAATCATCCCAAACGTTGAGAACTCTTTGATGACTACGTGTGAAGATGCATTTCAGCACAGCAATCGCCATTCCCAAGGAAGAGAAGACTCCACAGAAAGTAGCACCCATAAAGTGAGTTACACGTTGGAGGACAGTGAACTTGCTAGGGGAGAAACTAGAGGCAGCCTCCCAGAAAATAAGATGAGAAATGAAATGGCAGCAGACGTGTTAAATGGTGAAGCTTCTGACAAGACCATTCCCACCACCGATCACACCCAGCTCAGTGAGGAAAGGCTAGAAGGAAAGGAACAGGATGTACCTAAAGAGACTGTGTTTTGCAAGTATAATGTCTCTGACTGTGCCACACCAGAACTAAACTTATTTGCAAACATTCCAAGCCCTGAAAAATTGTTGGACCAGTCTCCTAGTATTATGTTTCCCAGTTTCAAAAACTTGAGCCAAGCATTTGAAACTCTTGATCAGAAAGCAGATGAAGTCCTTGACTGCCAGGTTAACCAAAACAGACCAGATGAATGCGGAAGTGAAGATAAACCAGCTAAGGAGATACTAGGTGGTGACAAAAGAGAGACTGTCACAGAACTTTACAGAGAGATAAGCCACAACCAAAATGAACTGCTAGTTGGTTCAGACAGTAACAACCCATTGTCCAGTGGTAGTTCAAAGAAAGGCTGTTTGAAAGGAGACTCTGAATGTACTTCTGGTTGTGAGGCATCCACAGATGGCATGGTAGACATCATCTACACGAATTGTAGTAATATGTCTCCAGAAGGTGTGTTGGACTTAAGAGCATCTAGTATTCTTGACGGTGGTACAAGGCAAGACAGACTGACATTACAGGAAACCTCAGTGAGTACTCCATCTCAAAGAGGAGAACTAAATGCTGCATTTATCAGAATGATTGGCCAGGACTCAGATTTTCCAGATGCTGCTTCCTCTAAAGGGGAGcctctggaaattaaaaaatcatgtgtaGAGAAAGTATACAGATCATTAAAAGATTGTGAAATGGAAGTGTGTCCAGACTCTTGTGCACATGACATAGAGTCTATTGCAGATCATGAACCAAATTTAAGAACATTGGATAGAGTAAATGTATCCTTAGATTATATTCATCATAAAAAGCAACTTAAAGAAGCATCCCGTAGAGAAACACAAGGAACGATTGAAGGATCAAGACCAGAAATAAATTCTGAGTTTGACAAGGAGGAAAATACCTTTGGAGTTTCCTTGAAACAGTTACTGCCTTCTCAATGCCCAGATGAGAACCCtatttccacagggagcctgcaaaCCACTGAGATAATGCCTTTGTATCTGTCTTCTCACAAAAATTCAGAAAGGAATGTTAATAGTGAGGAAACTgacctggaaaatatttttaaaccagaagAAATGCTTTGTGAAAGCATAGAGCACCGCACAGTCCTGCTTGAGACAAAGGAAGGAGCACCAGGGGATGGGAGTAATTCTAATGAAAAAGTCAGAATAGACATCGGTGTGCAAAATTTGCCTCTGACAGTGGAAACAGAAACTCAGTTGAAAGGCAAAAAAACTGAAGAACATCAGAGGGCACCCCTGGGTCATTTAACTGTCATGGAAGAGTCTGAGGAGATGATTACCAGAGAAGCTGGTCATGGTaacaaaggaagagagatttcTCAGACCCACTTGAAATCCCAGAGGATTCTTGGTGATGTTGCAGAGCAGCAAAGGCAGGGGTCTTTGGACTACATGTTGCAGAATGAAGAACATATACATCAAAAAGAAGCACACAAGATACCAAAACAATGCACCTCATCTAATATGATGTCAGATGAGTTGCAAGAGAAGAACCAAGCTAAGCATTGCAAAAGTGAGTCCACCATGATGAAGGAAATCCCCCTAGCAAAGCTGTACACTACTACTGTACAGTTTCAGAAGTTGGAAGATCCAGAGGAGGGAAGCTTATGTCGTCCATTTAAAAAGGACATGGAGTCGTGCACAGGTCCTTGCCTTCATGGTGCCCCTCAGAAAGCACAAGACCCCAACTGTGCTGGGTGTGATGAAATACATGGTGCCTTTGGAAACATTTCACATCAGAAGAGAGTGCTTCCCTCAAAGAAGCAGCCCCATCGAACATGTAAGAAAGTTTCCTGTCAGGAGCAAATCAacctgggaaaaaaaataagtaaaatcaggaGTTCGgccattttaaagatttcctcTGAAACCATCCCCACAAAAGCACACAGGTTTCTCAGTTCACGTGCTGTGCCTGCACCCGCACAGTTGGAACCCGAAACAGTACCAACCAGAAGCTTATTGAGCCACATACCAAAGCAGAAGGCGTCTCCGTGCCATCCCTTGAGGAGCCTGAATGTTAGGAAGCCTACCAAAGAATCAGCCTTACTCAACAAGCTGTCCATTCTTGCCTCCAAACTGGTCCCAGCCACAAAGACCCAGAAACTAAGATATCGGCTGTGTTCCTCTGAACTTCTTCCAGTGACTAAAAGCTATAAGCAGCACAGATACAAAAGACTTCTGGATGGATTTTCATACAATCTAATGCAGCTGAATCCATATTTGGCAGCTAGTGGATGGGACAAGAGGCTTAACAGTAAGCCCTTGACACTTTATTCGCTTGAAGCCATCAAAATGAGCTTCATAGATTTGAGCAACAAGGTGCCGTCACTGCTGTTTGGTTCTGAAATTTTCCCGGTATCGTTTCACATGAAATCGGGCTCTGAGTGCATGACCGAGTCTCCGAGGACTTTTCCTGAGCACTGTGCTCCAGCCAGGCTCGCCTTAGGAGAGGCCCCCAGGTGCCTGTCTCAGCCTCCCAAGtggaccttttctttcttcttgtctcaCAGTTGCCCTGGGATGGCCACATTCAGGGAAGACACTGGCCTCCGTGGTCAGGCAGGTGCCCAGGCTCCTTCACAGCCTTCAGGTCCTCTTCAGGACTATGGAGGCACTGCCATAGTTCAGACCAGAGCAGGCTGCTCTGTCCTTGGCCTTCACACACTGCTAGCACTTTGTTCTCCTGGATGTTACCGAATCTGGACAAAAAAACGGAGCTTCTCCAGTCACATGCCTACCATGCAGAGGTTCTTCATGACCCAGTTTACACAGGGCTTAAAAGGGTTAAGATCTCCAGCCTCCATAGCAGACAAGGTCTTCTGTTCTCTTCCCTACTCGGTGGGCCGAGTGCTATCCATTTGGAGCCAGCATGGGCCTTCTGCCTGCCCCTTCGAAATCTCTACTCTTCATTCCGCTCACAGCAAGCGGCAGCCAGCTCTAAGCACCATAAGCAG CCACACCATGTTACCATATGTGCCTCTTCCAGGCCTGGAAGCTACTTACAACACCAGTGGCAATGAGATGAG